A single region of the Glycine max cultivar Williams 82 chromosome 20, Glycine_max_v4.0, whole genome shotgun sequence genome encodes:
- the LOC100814157 gene encoding cytochrome P450 71D11, with translation MATKLVIFIRTFRTPYWSLVTMDSEVLNLLALILPFLLFVIVALKIGRRNLKKSESTPKIPPGPWKLPIIGNILHLVTSTPHRKLRDLAKIYGPLMHLQLGELFIIVVSSAEYAKEIMKTHDVIFAQRPHSLASDILSYESTNIISAPYGHYWRQLRKICTVELFTQKRVNSFKPIREEELGNLVKMIDSHGGSSSINLTEAVLLSIYNIISRAAFGMKCKDQEEFISVVKEAITIGAGFHIGDLFPSAKWLQLVSGLRPKLDIIHEKIDRILGDIINEHKAAKSKAREGQDEAEEDLVDVLLKFKDGNDRNQDICLTTNNIKAIILDIFGAGGETSATTINWAMAEMIKNPRAMNKAQLEVREVFDMKGMVDEICIDQLKYLKSVVKETLRLHPPAPLLLPRECGQTCEIHGYHIPGKSKVIVNAWTIGRDPNYWTEAERFHPERFFDSSIDYKGTNFEYIPFGAGRRICPGITLGLINVELTLAFLLYHFDWKLPNGMKSEDLDMTEKFGVTVRRKDDLYLIPVTSRPFLGTGAEK, from the exons ATGGCAACCAAACTAGTCATCTTCATCAGGACTTTTAGAACCCCTTACTGGTCTCTTGTCACCATGGATTCAGAAGTACTTAACTTATTAGCCCTTATCTTGCCCTTTTTACTCTTCGTTATTGTGGCACTGAAAATAGGAAGaagaaatctcaagaaatcTGAGTCAACTCCAAAAATACCCCCAGGACCATGGAAGCTACCTATCATAGGGAATATACTCCATCTTGTTACATCTACACCACACCGAAAATTAAGAGACTTGGCCAAAATATATGGACCCTTGATGCATCTCCAACTTGGGGAGCTCTTCATAATCGTTGTTTCCTCAGCAGAGTATGCTAAGGAGATAATGAAAACCCATGATGTCATCTTTGCACAAAGGCCTCATAGTCTTGCTTCAGATATATTATCCTATGAATCCACAAATATTATTTCGGCACCTTACGGACATTATTGGAGACAGCTACGAAAAATATGCACTGTGGAGCTTTTCACTCAAAAACGTGTCAATTCATTCAAGCCAATAAGAGAAGAGGAGCTCGGCAATCTTGTCAAAATGATTGATTCCCATGGAGGGTCTTCTTCCATCAACCTCACTGAAGCAGTACTTCTGTCAATATATAACATCATTTCAAGAGCTGCGTTTGGCATGAAATGCAAAGACCAAGAAGAATTCATATCCGTGGTAAAAGAAGCCATAACAATTGGAGCAGGTTTTCACATAGGAGATTTGTTTCCTTCTGCTAAATGGCTTCAACTTGTTAGTGGTTTGAGGCCTAAGCTTGAtataatacatgaaaaaattgaCCGGATACTAGGAGACATCATCAATGAACACAAAGCAGCAAAGTCAAAAGCCAGAGAAGGCCAGGATGAAGCAGAGGAAGATTTGGTGGATGTTCTCCTAAAATTCAAGGATGGTAATGATAGAAACCAGGACATTTGTTTAACTACTAACAATATCAAGGCTATAATCCTG GACATCTTTGGTGCTGGAGGTGAGACATCAGCAACTACCATAAATTGGGCAATGGCAGAGATGATAAAGAATCCAAGAGCAATGAATAAAGCACAACTTGAAGTAAGAGAGGTATTCGACATGAAAGGAATGGTTGATGAAATTTGCATTGATCAACTCAAATATTTGAAATCAGTTGTCAAAGAGACCCTAAGGTTACACCCACCAGCTCCTCTTTTACTTCCAAGAGAATGTGGACAGACATGTGAGATTCATGGGTATCATATACCTGGCAAAAGTAAGGTAATTGTAAATGCCTGGACAATTGGAAGAGATCCAAACTATTGGACTGAAGCAGAGAGATTTCATCCAGAGAGATTCTTTGATAGTTCTATTGACTACAAAGGGACTAATTTTGAGTACATTCCATTTGGTGCTGGAAGAAGAATATGCCCTGGCATCACACTTGGTTTGATAAATGTTGAGCTGACACTTGCATTTTTGTTGTATCACTTTGATTGGAAGCTTCCAAATGGAATGAAAAGTGAGGACTTGGACATGACTGAGAAATTTGGAGTGACTGTTAGAAGAAAAGATGACCTATACTTGATACCTGTCACTTCTCGTCCTTTTCTG GGAACTGGTGCAGAGAAATAA
- the LOC100819847 gene encoding pyrophosphate--fructose 6-phosphate 1-phosphotransferase subunit alpha produces the protein MDSDYGIPRELSDLQKIRSLYQPELPPCLQGTTVRVEFGDATTTADPTDALTVCRAFPNTYGHPLAHFLRATAKVPDAQIITEFPPIRVGIVFCGRQSPGGHNVIWGIHNALKIHNPNSVLLGFLGGSEGLFAQKTLEITDDILSTYKNQGGYDLLGRTKDQIRTTEQVNAALAACNNLKLDGLVIIGGVTSNTDAAQLAETFVVAKCPTKVVGVPVTLNGDLKNQFVETNVGFDTICKVNSQLISNVCTDALSAEKYYYFIRLMGRKASHVALECTLQSHPNMVILGEEVAASKLTLSEIAKQITDAIQARAEQDKYHGVILLPEGLIESIPEVYALLKEIHGLLRQGVEVDKISSQLTPWASALFEFLPPFIRRQLLLYPESDDSAQLSQIETEKLLAYLVEVEINKRLKEGTYKGKKFNAICHFFGYQARGSLPSKFDCDYAYVLGHICYHILAAGLNGYMATLTNLKNPVNKWKCGAAPIASMMTVKRWSPNPGATSIGKPAIHPATVDLRGKAYELLRQKAQSFLMDDIYRNPGPLQFDGPGADAKVITLSVEDQDYMGRIKKLQEYLEQVRTIVKPGCPQEVLKAALSVMASVTEVLAAMSTSYTNTLASL, from the exons ATGGATTCTGATTATGGTATTCCCAGGGAACTCTCAGATCTTCAAAAGATTCGGTCTTTGTACCAGCCAGAGCTCCCTCCTTGTCTCCAG GGAACCACTGTGAGGGTTGAATTTGGTGACGCAACCACCACTGCTGACCCCACTGATGCACTCACCGTCTGCAGGGCTTTTCCTAACACTTATGGACACCCTTTGGCTCACTTTCTCAGGGCCACTGCCAAAGTCCCTGATGCTCAGATCATAACTGAGTTCCCTCCTATTAG GGTGGGGATTGTCTTTTGTGGGAGACAATCTCCTGGAGGGCATAATGTCATTTGGGGTATCCACAATGCTCTCAAAATTCACAATCCCAACAGTGTTTTGCTTGGATTTcttg GTGGTTCAGAAGGTCTATTTGCCCAGAAAACTCTGGAGATAACTGACGATATTCTTTCGACGTACAAAAATCAAG GTGGTTATGATTTGCTTGGGCGGACGAAGGATCAAATTAGGACCACAGAACAAGTTAATGCTGCACTTGCTGCATGCAACAATTTGAAACTTGATGGCCTTGTCATAATCGGAG GGGTGACATCAAACACAGATGCTGCACAGCTTGCTGAAACATTTGTTGTAGCAAAATGCCCCACAAAG GTGGTTGGTGTTCCTGTCACTCTGAATGGAGATCTTAAAAACCAGTTTGTAGAAACTAATGTTGGTTTTGATACAATTTGTAAG gTTAATTCTCAGCTCATCAGCAATGTCTGCACTGATGCTCTCTCTGCAGAGAAG TATTATTATTTCATCCGTCTTATGGGACGCAAGGCATCACACGTTGCTTTGGAATGCACCCTCCAGTCCCATCCAAATATG GTAATTCTTGGTGAGGAGGTTGCTGCATCAAAGCTTACCCTTTCTGAAATTGCAAAACAGATTACTGATGCAATTCAGGCTAGAGCAGAGCAAG ACAAATACCATGGAGTCATTCTCCTTCCAGAAGGGCTGATAGAGAGTATTCCTGAAGTGTATGCCCTCTTGAAG GAAATTCATGGTTTACTCAGACAAGGTGTTGAAGTTGACAAGATATCTTCTCAGCTAACACCATGGGCATCTGCTTTATTTGAATTTCTGCCACCCTTTATTAGGAGACAG TTGCTCCTTTACCCTGAATCCGACGACTCAGCACAGTTATCACAG ATTGAAACTGAGAAATTACTAGCATATCTTGTGGAAGTCGAGATTAACAAGCGTCTG AAAGAAGGCACATACAAGGGGAAGAAATTCAATGCCATTTGCCACTTTTTTGGTTATCAAGCTCGTGGATCTCTGCCATCAAAATTTGACTGTGATTACGCATAT GTCCTTGGGCACATCTGCTACCATATACTGGCCGCTGGTCTAAATGGATACATGGCAACTTTAACTAACCTGAAGAATCCAGTAAACAAGTGGAAATGTGGGGCTGCTCCAATTGCA TCTATGATGACTGTAAAGCGCTGGTCTCCAAATCCAGGAGCTACATCAATTGGAAAACCTGCTATTCATCCAGCTACTGTGGACTTGAGAGGCAAAGCATATGA GCTGTTGAGACAAAAGGCACAAAGCTTTCTTATGGATGACATCTACAGAAATCCAGGTCCACTTCAGTTTGATGGTCCCGGCGCAGATgccaaggttataactctttcTGTTGAAGACCAGGACTACATGGGCCGCATTAAGAAACTTCAGGAGTACCTTGAACAG GTTCGAACCATTGTCAAGCCAGGATGCCCTCAGGAGGTTTTGAAAGCTGCTCTAAGCGTCATGGCGTCGGTTACCGAAGTTCTAGCTGCAATGTCAACATCTTATACCAACACCCTGGCATCCCTGTGA
- the LOC102665189 gene encoding cytochrome P450 71D11 produces the protein MDSELLSILPPIMSFFLFMIVALKIGSNLKKTESSPNIPPGPWKLPIIGNIHHLVTSAPHRKLRDLAKMYGPLMHLQLGEVFTIIVSSPEYAKEIMKTHDVIFASRPKILASDILCYESTNIVFSPYGNYWRQLRKICTLELFTQKRVNSFQPTREKELTNLVKMVDSHKGSPMNFTEAVLLSIYNIISRAAFGMECKDQEEFISVVKEAVTIGSGFNIGDLFPSAKWLQLVTGLRPKLERLHRQIDRILEGIINEHKQANSKGYSEAKEDLVDVLLKFQDGNDSNQDICLSINNIKAIILDIFSAGGDTAASTINWAMAEMIRDSRVMEKVQIEVREVFNMKGRVDEICIDELKYLKSVVKETLRLHPPAPLLLPRECGQACEINGYHIPVKSKVIVNAWAIGRDPKYWSEAERFYPERFIDSSIDYKGTNFEYIPFGAGRRICPGSTFGLINVEVALAFLLYHFDWKLPNGMKSEDLDMTEQFGVTVRRKNDLYLIPVPSNPFQVR, from the exons ATGGATTCTGAATTACTTAGCATATTACCCCCTATCATGTCCTTTTTCCTCTTCATGATTGTGGCACTAAAAATAGGGAGCAATCTCAAGAAAACTGAGTCATCTCCAAACATACCCCCAGGACCATGGAAGCTACCAATCATAGGAAACATACATCATCTTGTTACATCTGCACCACACCGAAAATTGCGAGACTTGGCCAAAATGTATGGACCCTTGATGCATCTTCAACTTGGGGAGGTCTTCACAATCATTGTTTCCTCACCAGAATATGCTAAGGAGATAATGAAGACCCATGATGTCATCTTTGCATCAAGGCCTAAAATTCTAGCATCAGATATATTGTGCTATGAATCCACAAATATTGTCTTTTCACCGTATGGAAATTACTGGAGACAGCTACGGAAAATATGCACACTGGAGCTTTTCACCCAAAAACGTGTCAACTCATTCCAACCAACAAGAGAAAAAGAGCTCACCAATCTCGTTAAAATGGTTGATTCACATAAAGGGTCGCCCATGAACTTCACTGAAGCAGTActtttatcaatatataatatcatttcAAGAGCTGCGTTTGGCATGGAATGCAAAGACCAAGAAGAATTCATATCAGTGGTAAAAGAAGCTGTAACAATTGGGTCAGGTTTTAACATAGGAGATTTGTTTCCTTCTGCAAAATGGCTTCAACTTGTTACTGGTCTGAGGCCTAAGCTTGAAAGGCTGCATAGACAAATTGACCGGATACTGGAAGGCATCATCAATGAACACAAACAGGCAAATTCAAAAGGCTACAGTGAAGCGAAGGAAGATTTGGTGGATGTTCTCCTAAAATTCCAGGATGGTAATGATAGTAACCAGGACATTTGTCTATCTATTAACAATATCAAGGCTATAATCCTG GACATTTTTTCTGCTGGAGGTGATACAGCAGCTTCTACCATAAATTGGGCAATGGCAGAGATGATAAGGGATTCAAGAGTAATGGAGAAAGTACAAATCGAGGTGAGAGAGGTATTCAATATGAAAGGAAGGGTTGACGAAATTTGCATCGATGagctgaaatatttaaaatcagtTGTCAAAGAGACACTAAGGTTACACCCACCAGCTCCACTTTTACTTCCAAGAGAATGTGGACAGGCATGTGAGATTAATGGGTATCATATACCAGTCAAAAGTAAGGTAATTGTGAATGCTTGGGCAATTGGAAGAGATCCAAAGTACTGGAGTGAAGCAGAGAGGTTTTATCCAGAGAGATTCATTGATAGCTCTATTGACTACAAAGGGACTAATTTTGAGTACATTCCATTTGGTGCTGGAAGAAGAATATGCCCTGGCAGCACTTTTGGTTTGATCAATGTTGAGGTGGCACTTGCATTTTTGTTGTATCACTTTGATTGGAAGCTTCCAAACGGAATGAAAAGTGAGGACTTGGACATGACTGAGCAATTTGGAGTGACagttagaagaaaaaatgaccTATACTTGATACCGGTCCCTTCTAATCCTTTCCAGGTAAGATAA
- the LOC100792507 gene encoding splicing factor U2af small subunit A produces MAEHLASIFGTEKDRVNCPFYFKIGACRHGDRCSRLHNRPSISPTLLLSNMYQRPDMITPGVDPQGQTLDPRKIQQHFEDFYEDIFTELAKFGEIESLNVCDNLADHMIGNVYVQFREEDQAAKALHALRGRFYNARPIIADFSPVTDFREATCRQFEENSCNRGGYCNFMHVKLIGRDLRRRLFGRNHRGGSGTYHRVSRSRSRSRSASPRYRRERRESDSRGGRRSRERDGSGGRRRQHGSPPAREGSEERRARIEQWNREREENK; encoded by the coding sequence ATGGCGGAGCACCTTGCATCGATCTTCGGCACGGAGAAGGACCGCGTGAACTGCCCGTTCTACTTCAAGATCGGCGCGTGCCGCCATGGCGATCGGTGCTCGCGCCTCCACAACCGCCCCAGCATCTCGCCCACCCTCCTCCTCTCCAACATGTACCAGCGCCCCGACATGATCACCCCCGGCGTCGACCCACAGGGCCAGACCCTCGACCCCCGCAAGATCCAGCAGCACTTCGAGGACTTCTACGAGGACATCTTCACCGAGCTCGCCAAATTCGGCGAAATCGAAAGCCTCAACGTCTGCGACAACCTCGCCGATCACATGATCGGCAACGTCTATGTTCAGTTCCGCGAAGAGGACCAGGCCGCCAAGGCGCTTCACGCGCTTCGTGGGAGATTCTACAACGCACGCCCAATCATCGCTGATTTCTCCCCCGTCACGGATTTTCGCGAGGCCACGTGTCGGCAGTTCGAGGAGAATAGCTGCAACCGCGGCGGGTATTGTAATTTCATGCATGTGAAGCTCATCGGGAGAGATCTACGGAGGCGACTCTTCGGCCGCAACCACCGCGGTGGCAGTGGGACCTACCACCGCGTCAGCCGGAGCAGGAGTCGCAGCCGCAGCGCGAGTCCGAGATACCGCCGGGAGAGACGGGAGAGTGATTCTCGTGGAGGGCGGCGGAGCAGGGAGAGGGACGGCAGCGGTGGACGGAGGAGACAACACGGGAGCCCTCCGGCCAGGGAAGGGAGCGAGGAGCGCCGCGCGAGGATCGAGCAGTGGAATCGGGAGAGGGAGGAGAATAAATGA